The Sorangiineae bacterium MSr11954 DNA segment GGCCTCGCCCGCGCGCCGGGTGAGCGAAATGGTGGTGAGCTCGATGTCGACTTCCTCGAGGATTGCCTCGCGTCGATCCGATCTTCCTCGCCACCACTCGATGAGGACGGGTACGGGGACCGTCATGGAGATGCCCCGTTGTAGCGCGCTCAAGAAAATCTTCGTGATGCGTTGTCTCCGTTGTTCCAACGCGATCAACGCACCCGTATCGAAGGTAATGCCGGTCATGCGATTTTACGGGTTCGCGTCTCCGTCGTTTCCAGACGATCGTAGGTTGCTTGTTGCTTCTTCGTGGCGCGCCCCTCGATTACGGCTGCGATGGCTTCGCTCTCCTCTTTCGTCGGAGGAGGCCCGAGCCACGCGAGAAGCTCACGCCTCCTCTCGGCCCGCTCCTTCTTGGTGCGCTCGCGCTCGAGCAGCGGCGCGACGCCGGAAGCGAAAAGAGCGGAGAGATTTCCGCCGTGTTCGGCCTTGGCGATACGCCGCAGCACCACCAGATCGTGGCTGTCGATCGAGATGCTGACCTTGCGGGTGCGCATTGCCACCAGGGTAGCATCCGGTCTCGACCCGGCAACGACTCAATCCCCTACCCGCAACAAGCCATTGAGCACCTCGGCCTGCTCGAAGATGGCCGGATCTTTGGTGTCGCGGGCCAGGGCGGCCATGGAGCGGGCGTGCAGCTCGGCGAGGGCGCGGATGCCGCCGGCGTTTTGGATGCCGTCGCCGAAGAAGGCGGCGTCGAGGCGGCGGAGGGTGGCGAGCGCGGAGGCGTAGGCGATGACGTCGCCGTGACGGGATTTGGCGATGCGCTCGATGTCGTCGTCGTAGATGCAGGGGAGGCGCGCGGTGAGATCGCGTTCGACGGTGGTGCCGGCCTCCGTGTAGTGGGCGATGACGGTGAAGTAGAAAGGCTCGTTGGGCACCCACGCGGGAACGGTGACCCGGAGCACCTCGGTGCGCGCTTCGCCCGCGCGGACATTGCCGAGGACGACCTCGCCCCCGTCGAGCTTCCAGAGCACGTCGCCACCCGAAGCTTCGAGGACGTGGGATGGAGAAGGGCTGCCCTCGAAGTGCAGCGATAAGTTTTCGAATTTGAGATCGCCCGACGGGGGGATCGCCGTTCGAATGGCTCCCTGGCGCGACTCGAGCGCCTTGTCGATGCCGACGAAGCCCATGCCCGCCATGCCGATGTCCGCCACCACACCCGTTTTGGCCTTCGCCGTGGAGGCGATGGCGCTGACGATGATTCCATCGCCCGCCATTTTCTCGAGCTCCGTGCGAACGGCCGGCGGCAGCTTCGGATCGTCGCCGCCGTCGCTCAGCACCACCACGCGGCGCGTTCCTTTTCCGGCGGTGGCCGCGGCGGCGGCGCGCAAGGCGCCCAGCAGATCGCGCGCGCCTCGATCGCGCTCTTCTTTGGCGAGGCGCTTGCCGACGGCGGCGTTGCCGATGGCTTTGTGCGAGCCGGGGATGGCCGGGAGCACGAGCTTCGCGCCTCGCGAGTCGACCACGGCGAAGCGGTCGCGCGCCGCCATCTGCTCGAGCGCGGTCTCGACCAAGGTGCGCGCGTCTTCGCCATCGCCGTCGAGCACCAGCGCGATCTGCTCGCCCATGCGCGCGGTGCCCTCGGCCGCCGGGGCGATCACGTCCACGCGGATGAGCACCTCGCCGCCCCACTCGGGCACGCGCGTGTCGCTCGGCCGCATGGCGATGGCGAGGCCCTGCGTGGCGAGCAAGGTGGGGCTGCTGGTGGCCGTAAACCGCCCGTTGCGCGGCACGATGAAGCCGATGGGCGCGCGCCAGGGATCGTCGGCGGAGCGCTGCACGATGCGGCGCGGGATATCGGTGCGATCGTGGATCTCGAGGCCGTTGGCGGTGACCACGGCCGCGCCGCCCGAGCCCTTTTGGCCGACGATGACGGTTCCGTCCTTGGCCAACATCGGGCCGCCGCATCCGGGAAGCAACGCCGCGAAGAGCACCGCGGTGCCCGCTGCAGCTGCTCCGTATCGACCGGCCATGGCTCTTACCTATGACGTAGAAGAGCCATTTCTGCCAGGCTTGTCTTGGCGCACGGTTGCGCTAGGCCCCTACGCCGCGAGGCCGGGCTACGTCGCGAAGCCGGGCTACGCCGCGAAGCCGGGCTACGCCGCGAAGCCGGGCTACGCCGCGAGGCCGGGCCACGCCGCGAGGCCGGGCTACGCCGCGAGGCCAGGCCACGCCGCGAGGCCGGGCCACGCCGCGAGGCAGGCTACGCCGCGCCGGACCACGCCCTGAGGCAGGCTACGCCCGCGCCGGACCACGCCGCGCCGGACTACGCCGCGAGGCAGGCTACGCCGCGCCGGACTACGCCGCGAGGCCGGACCACGCCGCGCCGGCTACGCCGCGAAGCCGGACTACGCCGCGCCGGGCCACGCCGCGAGTCCTCGACCCCACGACGTCCCAGCCCCGCGCGGCCCTACGCCGCGAGCCCCACACTCTCCAGCGTATCGTTGCACACCTCGTAGAGCCGCACGCGCGGCCGCCCCGGTGCGTCATCGACGGTGGCCGAGGCGCCGAAGACTCGGTTCTTTTTCGAGCCGAGCACGATGCGGTCGACCATGCGGTGCCGGTGCCCGTGCAAGAGGTGAAGGTTCGGATGTTTCTCGAGCAGGTGCAGAAGCCGCGCGTGACCGCGCAGCCCGTCGATGAAGTGCCACGGGTTCTTGGCGTTGCCGAACGGCGGGTGGTGCAAGACCACGATGGTCGCCTTTTTGCGGAGCGATGGATCGGAGGTGCGTCGCTCGAGCGCGTCGGCGGCGTCGTTCGTCAGCTCGCCACCGGAGCGCGCGATGCTCTGATGGCGGCATGCGTCGATGGGCAAAATGGCAAACCCCCCGCGGTCGAGCACCAAGCCCGGCTCGCCTGCGCTCGATCCCGCGTAGGCCCGCAGAGGGCCGGCCATCGCGCGCTTCCAGCCGTCGTAAGAATCGTACGCGTCGTGGTTGCCCGGCACGAGGGTGACGCTCTCGGGCGCGACCGCCGCGTCGTGCAGCACCTCGGCGAAGCGCTCGAACTGCTTCGAGGTCCCCAGCTCGGTCAGATCGCCCGAAATGACGATGTGGTCGGCCCGCGCGCGCTTGGCGCTGTCGAGCGCGTGCTTCATCTTGAGCGCCCGCGCCTCGCCATCGAGCCGGCGGTGGAAGCTCACCACGCGCGTGCTCAGGCTGTATTCGCTTTGGTTCGAGCGACCCTCGAGGACGTGGACGTCCGAGAGGTGCGCGATGCGTTGCCGGAGAGGGCCCGCCACCGGCCGGCCCTCGGAATCGGGCGGAGGGTTATGGTTTTTTGGCCCCTCGTTCATCGTGCACGCTCATGGATTTGGATGCACGCGCCCGGTCACGGGCTGCGCCCGCAGCGCATGTTCCCCGCCGTGCGCGCGACCACGTCGTAGTCGCCCACCGGCACGTTCGACGGGACGACCAGCGCCCCTTCGAAGGCCCCATGCGCGTCCGTGGCCAATGAGCCAACCGAGAGCTCGGCGCCGCGCGCGCCCTTGGGCGACATATCGCGCAGTACGACTTCGATGACGACGTTGGGGCAAGGCTCTCCGTCGGCCCGCACGTTTCCGCTCACCCGCAACGGCCCGCCGCGCCGTGTATCGAGGTTGCCCACCGAGAGCAGGACCGACGAGCGCGGTCGATCGTCTTTCTCCTCCGCCGCCCGCGATACCGGATCGCTCGGCGATGTGAGCGGAGCACCCGATGTCGAACGAGGCCCCATGCTCGAGCTCGTCGACATCGACGAGGATCCGCCCTGCATTCCCCCGCCGCGGGAGCTCGACCCACCGCTGTTTCCACCGTTACCGGCTCGGCTTCCGCTGCCCGAGGTGTTGCCGGTGGGTCCGGAGCTCGGGGGCGCGAGCGCCTCGCCCGGGGTAGCTCCGGCAGGCCACTGAAACGGGTCGGGCGGCGGATCGTAGGCGGGGCCCTCGCGGATTGGATCGCCCACGGTGCGTCCTGCCCCGCCGAGATCCATGCGGCGCCACAGCTTCCCGTCGTAAATTTCGACCCACGCGTGCGCTTCGTTCATCACCATGCGCGTGGGCAACCCCAGGCCCAAGGCGGTGACCAAGAACGAGAACGCGCGGTGCCGGCACACGCCTTTTTGGGACAGCGCCAAGTCGAGGTACACGTTGCTCTGTTCGTGCGGCGGCTCTTCCGCCTCGACGAAGCTGCGATGGTACGAGACCAGCTTCCGCACCACCTCGCGCGGCTGCATGGTCGCGCGGCTCACGCCGATGCGCGCGGCGACTTGCTTGGCGGCGGCGGCCACGTTGGGCGGGAGCTTCTCGAGCGTGGGAAAATCGCTCCACGAGGGCGTCCC contains these protein-coding regions:
- a CDS encoding transglutaminase-like domain-containing protein, whose translation is MHASRRLLWFPAVLALAITGPAAATGPVLHVPIPADIEDDWSLGATSTGELPAAVETRNGLVRSPDARKTPAANETAYENNATGDASSDHAYFTPDRNTRRPDVSHYDEPFRPATAPFKRLWAYDAVDESYKLFVRHTRQEPIKLSPGDAEGEERFFADIVLNTRADGSVRIPSVAPGAHVVRAHLAAGPRDLSFSLFRDGADNWFVAAPAGRARLVMEISAPRDAFGGEYGTPSWSDFPTLEKLPPNVAAAAKQVAARIGVSRATMQPREVVRKLVSYHRSFVEAEEPPHEQSNVYLDLALSQKGVCRHRAFSFLVTALGLGLPTRMVMNEAHAWVEIYDGKLWRRMDLGGAGRTVGDPIREGPAYDPPPDPFQWPAGATPGEALAPPSSGPTGNTSGSGSRAGNGGNSGGSSSRGGGMQGGSSSMSTSSSMGPRSTSGAPLTSPSDPVSRAAEEKDDRPRSSVLLSVGNLDTRRGGPLRVSGNVRADGEPCPNVVIEVVLRDMSPKGARGAELSVGSLATDAHGAFEGALVVPSNVPVGDYDVVARTAGNMRCGRSP
- a CDS encoding metallophosphoesterase; amino-acid sequence: MAGPLRQRIAHLSDVHVLEGRSNQSEYSLSTRVVSFHRRLDGEARALKMKHALDSAKRARADHIVISGDLTELGTSKQFERFAEVLHDAAVAPESVTLVPGNHDAYDSYDGWKRAMAGPLRAYAGSSAGEPGLVLDRGGFAILPIDACRHQSIARSGGELTNDAADALERRTSDPSLRKKATIVVLHHPPFGNAKNPWHFIDGLRGHARLLHLLEKHPNLHLLHGHRHRMVDRIVLGSKKNRVFGASATVDDAPGRPRVRLYEVCNDTLESVGLAA